Proteins from a genomic interval of Maniola hyperantus chromosome 1, iAphHyp1.2, whole genome shotgun sequence:
- the LOC138402277 gene encoding uncharacterized protein isoform X2 — protein MLDLDTCRIHSVCANGASNKSIDEISIKHNSDEHTLAIERFRKMLKIFTVDEELEKILESRNLQLRPSNATAVERVESLAEYFNKIIVDDQYFSRTTKSLSTDNVTL, from the exons ATGCTTGATCTTGATACTTGCCGAATACATTCGGTATGCGCAAACGGCGCGTCTAATAAATCAATAGATG AAATCTCAATCAAACACAATAGTGACGAGCACACTTTAGCAATCGAACGCTTTAGAAAAATGT TGAAAATATTCACCGTGGATGAAGAATTAGAAAAAATAT tggaATCCAGAAATTTACAATTAAGGCCGTCCAACGCAA cTGCTGTGGAAAGAGTGGAGAGCTTAGCCGAGtacttcaataaaataattgttgatGATCAATATTTTTCGA GGACCACGAAATCTTTAAGCACAGATAATGTTACACTATGA